CCATGCTTAGGGATGGAAAATGGGTCGGGTATGCTGCAGGTGGAGTAAACACACCCACAACAGCACTGGCAACATATTGTCAGACCTagggttcaaatttttagtgaaaTTCCAGCCATAATTTGTGAATTTGGTTGTTTTCAAAGGCGACCAAAACTATGGATTTCAGATAGAAATACCGAATAGGATTTGTGTTAATCAAAATTCAGAAGTTAGCATCTATAATCTAGTGGAAAGCTTCCACCGCCTTGCAGGAGGTGTAAGGATCAAATCTCAAACAAttctgtttttttatttgagcaccataaaattaatttatttaattttctttgATCAAAATTGATTTAATTTCCTTTGAAATTTAGCACTGGTCACATCCTCCATTGCAACACCTCACAGTTGCAATTTGGTACATGCATCCTTGTCCATGGGTCGCTCATGAGTTTGGGGCACCCGTCAAGTGTGTTCATCTATATCGTCATGATTAATCAATaagtaataaaaataaaaaagacaaaAATTCCTGTATCTATATCGCACATCTAGTCATCTACCACATatcactcatttatatttgaaATGGACTAAAATTTAAGACCTAAATGGCAAACATGCATGTCGTTACATCTAGACATGGATACTTGGTTACGTAGCATGCATGTTCCTTATATTTCGGGCCCCGATAGACACTCACGGGTGTGATCTAGCATCCGCACATAACCCTCATTCATTTCGGGTTCCGACTCGATGAGACTTGCGGGTGTGACTTGGCTTGCGTACCAGCACCTGCGGATTGAATTACCATACTTTACCATGTTTGGAGCATGGATCGATGGGCTAGTTTGTGTCGAATTTTTTGAAACATCTAGTAATCCCCTCCAAACTTATTTCACTCTGGTAACTCCTACTCTTCTGCTACTACTGCTAGAATAGAAGAATACAGATGCGGGAATCCATCCTGTTGTGACTTGTGAGTTGTTTTTTTGACTTGTGAGTTGTGACTACATTGCCATATCTTGCTAGGATGTTGTGGCTGTTCTCGGCTAGTGGCGCCGTGGGGGTCGTCGCCGGAGTGATCATGCCGGCGGAGGCCCTTCCAGCCTGAGGTAGTCGTACATGACCCCCAAGAAGGGCCCGAACGCCATCGTCTGCGTGATGCTGATGCTGTTCTCGCCTTGCCGCAGCAGGTAGCCCCTGATGGGGAACTCGAAGCTCCACTGCACGCCGCCGTGGATGCCGTGCCGCGTGATGGCGTTGCCGTTGCCGAACTCCGGCGTGCTGAACACGGCTTCCCTAGCCACTCTGCCGTTCACGCGCACCTTATTTCAAAGACGAGAGCACATTGTATCAGCAGATAGATATGCATGTTTGGCTGATTAGGTTACATGTAACATGCAGGTGTAACGTGAGTCTGGACATTTAAGCAGCTGCAAGAGCAACGCAGGGTGTAGGTGCCGTTTGCCACGACATGGTCGAGGTTGAAGCGTATCTGCCGTGTCGTTGGTGTACTGACGTTGCCATCCATCCTGCAAACAGAAAGATGCATGTTTGCATATATATAGATGCAGTTTTACCGTAAGGGTTGTTGTTCATATATAATAGGAGGATTAGTGGATTACCTTGTGACGTGTGCGAAGAACCAGTCCTTTGAGTAGTCGCTCTGACCAACCGTGAAAACGAGGTCATTTCCAGCAGGATGCAGCTCGGCGTACCTCTCCCACAGGCCGTACTGCCTGTACCCGTCTTTCCCCACGAAGAGCTTGCTGGCGTATCTGGGGTCGGCGTCGGGGACGAAGAACTCCGCCGCCGTCCGATCCGGGACGCCGATCTCCCACAGCGTCGGGCCCGACCTCGGGGGCACGAACACGAGGCTACCAAGGTCAACGGCGGCACCTGGCGTCACGGTCACCGTGGAGGTGTGCACGTAGTCTCCGAGGAACCGGGGAACCCACGCGTCGAGGCTGTAGGTTCCAGCCCGGACGCCGCCGATGCTGAACCGGCCGCTGGCCGTCGCCCTCGTCCAGAACTGGTAACCCTGCAGGTGTAGGCCAAAGCAAAAGCATCATAGCTTTCATCGATCAGAACGTCTGATATATGTGTGCAACAAACTTGCAGGCACGGTCACCGCACCTTGCACTGTGTCGCCCAGGAGCCAGGCTGCCCGCCGGGCGCGGCGAGCCCGACGAACGCCGTTGCAGCAGGCACGTCACCGCCCTTGCTCGCGAACGCGTCCCTGACCAGGAGAGTGCCGGTAACCGTGCCCCTGTCGCCCGCCTTGGCGAAGTCCGGCGACTCCGGGAAGCTGTACGGCCAGTTGCCGGCTTCCGCTCGCGCCTGCGCCTTGGCGTCGTCCCAGAGAGCTCGGCTGTCGCTGCCATTGTTGGGGCTGGAGTTGAGGTAGATGAACACCGGGCCCATCACCTTCTTCCAGTACTCGCCGTCGCCCAGGTTCAGCATTATGTCGATCCCAGTGTAATGCGTCCCTAGAAACACCTGACAATGCATATACTAACAATTATCAAAACATAGTATTGTACAAAAATACATAACCTTCTAAACTTTTTCTTAATTATTAGTGACCTAGAAAAACATAGTATTGCTTGCTGGAGCCAGTGTTGGATAGCGGCTACCGCTAGCTGCAGTGTGTTGGCTACTGGCCACCTTGGGGCTTATGGGAGTCACCAAGTGGGGGCCTAGGGCTGGGGGAGCCATTGATCTGAACGCTGATCGCATCCAGAGACATATCTTATATCTATGCGGTTAGGGGTGGTGGATAGGTGGTCACGGAGCATATTCAGATTCACATGGTGGGGCCGTGGCCCGTGGGTGCTGCTGCTGGACTGGGGCTGAGGAGGAGGTGAGCAAGGACAAAGCAAAAGCATCATAGCGGGATATGTTGAGCGGCGCCACCACGAAGATGAAACCTCCGCCTCCGTTAGGGTGCTGCGGGGTGGGGTCATCCTTGCAAGGCTAGTCCTTGCTGGGGGCTCACCCTAGGCTAGCAGGGCAGAGATCCGCCCCTGGTTGCTGTCATAGAGTATTGAATATTTATAATGGAAGAAATAAAGTATAGAATGTTGGGACCGAAATCACACGCACGGGTGAGCAGACTGCTCGCCGACGCTCTTGCACACACACTACGTCTGGAGTTAGAAGAGGAGAAAAAATAGAGCACACACACAGCAGAGGCATCAGCGTTGGCCGGAACTCAGCGGAGGAGAATGCAAAACTGAACTCTCTGTTTACTTAGTTGCAGTGAAAacaatatatacaactctaccatcTAGTCCATAGTACACTGACATGTCCGACTGCCAtgttgctacagtgactagaagTGACAGCAGCAATGACTTTGGCATCTGCCCCTGCTGTGGACATAGTGTGGCAGGAGAGCCTTTCGGCGTCTGCTCCTGCCACATCTACAGTGCAGCAGTAGGGGAGCCCTTCCAGCGCCTGCCCCTGCCATACGTATAGAGGGAGAGCAGTAgattattttacaatttttctcctaatcctgctgctaacccgagAACCTACACCATGCCCATCATTTTCTTCAGCTCCGAgaaccgaagacggccgagcggcttggtgaagACGTCCGttagttgccgaccagtttcgacgaattTGATGACGATATGCCCTCCATCGATACAGTCtctaaggaagtggaacttgacgtcgatgtgcttgctccggtcgtagagaaccggattcttcgcaaggacgatggcgggctggttgtccaccatcagcgctggtgggtgagcttcccggccggtcagctcgcccagcagccgacgcagccacacagcttggcacgtcGCTGTGGCCGCTGCCACATACTCCGCCTCGCACGTGGACAACACTACCACCTTCTGCTTCAacgacagccatgagattggggccgacccgaggacGACGAGCACGCcggaggtgctccgccgtccgtcgatgtcccctgccatgtctgcatcgctgaagacagtgagctgcagcccacttccaccggtcttggggaagacgatcacctgatccaccgtccccttgacgtagcacaGCGGCCGCTTCACCGcggcctagtgatcctctcggagatcctccatgaagcggctgacgtagcccacggcgaacgcaatgtccggcctcgtgtggactaggtagcgcagaccaccgacgatgctctggtagagtgttgcatccaccttcgccgcggtacAGGCATTCATTAGCTTCAgctgctcctccatcggagttgcgcacggcttgcactcaacAATGCGGCTCCGCTCCAATAGCTTCGAGGCGTacacgctctgaccgagcgtgagcacctccttcccctgcttcaccttgatgccgaggtagtaggagagcgcgccgagattgctcattcaaaaacgagccgccatctcgtacttgaagctgtcgatgtcctccgcacgcgcgccggtgatgatcaagtcgtccacatacacgccatcGCCGTGTGTAGAGCGCGTGATTGGATGCGCATCgcatgaacccaagctcgcccagtgtagcgtcaagcttggcgttccatgctctcAGGGCCTGTCGCTGTCCATAGatcgccttgcgcagtcggagcaccttgTGCTAcgctcccttgatggcgaaacccGGAGCTTGCCTGACGTAGACCGTCTCTgtcagctcgccattgaggaaggccgatttgacGTCCAGGTGATGGACACGCTAGTCCTTTGCCATTGCTAGAGCCAGTAGCAGTCAAACGGACTCCATACGCGCTGCCGGTGCAAAGACTTCCACGAAGTCGATGCCCTTGCTCTAGACAAAGCCACGGGCGacaaggcgcgccttgtgcttgacaatggccccgtgctcgtcccgcttgacctagtacacccacttcaggccgatcagACGGCAtactggaggtggatcgatgagctcccaagtctcgttttcctc
This sequence is a window from Miscanthus floridulus cultivar M001 chromosome 10, ASM1932011v1, whole genome shotgun sequence. Protein-coding genes within it:
- the LOC136487992 gene encoding uncharacterized protein; its protein translation is MKDLKDWLSTGEYLGNLDGDGWVAAALHSTLAPAACNSIGSSEVFLEREREREREVFNYMAISDDIQRYMPSAADRVAPRCSPLAYKEAVLLVDPMEPQFKREVDDKYEYSLDNKDNAVQGWIRGSRSRSRTRTRTNPAMGFWVITPSNEFKSGGPMKQELTSHVGPVSMAVFLGTHYTGIDIMLNLGDGEYWKKVMGPVFIYLNSSPNNGSDSRALWDDAKAQARAEAGNWPYSFPESPDFAKAGDRGTVTGTLLVRDAFASKGGDVPAATAFVGLAAPGGQPGSWATQCKGYQFWTRATASGRFSIGGVRAGTYSLDAWVPRFLGDYVHTSTVTVTPGAAVDLGSLVFVPPRSGPTLWEIGVPDRTAAEFFVPDADPRYASKLFVGKDGYRQYGLWERYAELHPAGNDLVFTVGQSDYSKDWFFAHVTRMDGNVSTPTTRQIRFNLDHVVANGTYTLRCSCSCLNVQTHVRVNGRVAREAVFSTPEFGNGNAITRHGIHGGVQWSFEFPIRGYLLRQGENSISITQTMAFGPFLGVMYDYLRLEGPPPA